The following are from one region of the Phormidium sp. PBR-2020 genome:
- a CDS encoding RNA polymerase sigma factor, RpoD/SigA family has translation MSRYPLLNREEEIHLARQVQDWVVIREKRAQLEESLGREAKLSELAQSLGLTEKAVKRQMHRGRTAQKKMIRSNLRLVVSIAKRYLNRGVPFLDLIQEGALGLSRATEKFDPEKGYKFSTYAYWWIRQGITRTIANDGRTIRLPIHIVEKLNKLKKTYRKLGQELNRQPSEEELAEALEMSLKQLRQLQRVSQRSLSLNHYVGDEDNTEVLDLLEDTDSPSPDSQVSEDMMCQGVRQVLDEALTQRESEILALRYGLDGEKRKTLQEISALFNLSRERVRQIQTTAMRKLRRPQISRRLRGWLQ, from the coding sequence ATGTCTCGCTATCCGCTACTTAATCGGGAGGAAGAAATCCACCTGGCCCGACAAGTTCAGGACTGGGTTGTGATTCGTGAGAAGCGCGCTCAGCTTGAGGAATCCTTAGGCCGAGAAGCAAAACTTTCCGAGCTAGCTCAATCCTTGGGGCTGACCGAAAAAGCGGTGAAGCGACAAATGCACCGGGGCCGCACCGCCCAGAAAAAAATGATTCGCTCCAACCTGCGTCTGGTGGTGTCCATCGCCAAACGCTACCTGAACCGGGGTGTACCGTTCCTGGACTTGATTCAGGAAGGAGCCTTAGGTCTGAGTCGTGCCACTGAGAAGTTTGACCCCGAAAAGGGCTATAAGTTCTCCACCTACGCCTACTGGTGGATTCGTCAGGGAATTACACGCACCATTGCCAACGATGGGCGTACCATCCGGCTTCCGATTCACATCGTTGAAAAACTCAATAAGCTCAAAAAGACCTACCGCAAACTGGGACAAGAGCTAAACCGGCAACCGAGTGAGGAAGAACTGGCCGAAGCCCTAGAGATGTCCTTAAAGCAGTTACGGCAACTGCAACGGGTTAGCCAACGCTCCCTGTCTCTCAACCACTATGTGGGGGATGAAGACAACACCGAAGTGTTAGACCTACTCGAAGACACCGACAGTCCCTCCCCCGACTCTCAAGTGAGTGAAGACATGATGTGTCAGGGCGTGCGTCAGGTGCTCGATGAAGCCTTGACCCAGCGTGAAAGTGAAATTCTCGCCCTGCGCTATGGTCTCGACGGAGAGAAACGCAAAACCCTACAGGAAATTAGCGCCCTGTTTAACCTCTCACGAGAGCGAGTCCGGCAAATCCAAACCACGGCGATGCGGAAACTGCGCCGTCCCCAAATTTCCCGTCGCCTGCGGGGCTGGTTACAGTAG
- a CDS encoding GNAT family N-acetyltransferase has product MFSIRLATPEDTDTIFSLIQELAAFEKLEEQVTGTPEQLQEHLFGDHHPYAQVFLAQQHERIVGYALFFTTYSSFRSQPGLYLEDLFVQPDSRRQGIGTALLAKVAQEVKKRGYGRLEWSVLDWNQPAIAFYEQLGATVLPDWRICRVSDRPLQKLAQQVPKSQK; this is encoded by the coding sequence ATGTTTAGCATCCGTTTGGCGACCCCTGAAGACACAGATACGATCTTCAGCTTAATCCAAGAGCTGGCTGCCTTTGAGAAACTCGAAGAGCAGGTGACCGGAACCCCTGAGCAGCTTCAGGAGCATTTGTTTGGCGACCATCACCCCTATGCCCAAGTGTTTCTGGCCCAACAACACGAGCGAATCGTTGGTTATGCCTTATTCTTTACCACCTATTCGAGCTTCCGAAGCCAGCCAGGACTCTACCTAGAAGATTTATTTGTTCAGCCGGACTCTCGCCGTCAAGGGATTGGCACGGCCCTGCTGGCAAAGGTCGCCCAAGAGGTTAAAAAGCGGGGCTATGGACGCTTGGAATGGTCTGTCTTAGATTGGAACCAACCGGCGATCGCCTTTTATGAACAGCTTGGCGCAACCGTTCTACCGGACTGGCGCATTTGCCGGGTGAGCGATCGCCCCCTACAGAAACTCGCTCAACAGGTTCCAAAATCCCAGAAGTGA
- a CDS encoding HEAT repeat domain-containing protein, which produces MDLQEISSNLDSENARDRMLALASLRNVPADDAVPLIKKVLNDHHVALRSMAIFSLGIKKTDECYELLVNLLRHDPDYAIRADAAGALGYLGDPRAFEPLSRAFLEETDWLVRFSAAVSLGNLKNPQAHEILIQALYSGEVMLQQAAIAALGEIEALDALDDILNFANSPDWLVRQRLAEALGHLKHPKSQAALGYLEKDSHPQVQEAARLAQQRFAEESQGL; this is translated from the coding sequence ATGGATTTACAAGAAATTTCCAGCAATTTGGACAGTGAGAATGCCCGCGATCGCATGTTAGCCCTGGCGTCATTGCGCAACGTCCCCGCCGATGATGCCGTGCCCCTGATTAAGAAAGTCCTCAACGACCATCACGTTGCCCTGCGCTCCATGGCCATCTTCTCTCTGGGCATTAAGAAAACCGATGAATGCTACGAGTTATTGGTGAACTTACTGCGTCATGATCCCGATTATGCCATTCGCGCCGACGCGGCCGGGGCCTTGGGATATCTCGGAGATCCCCGCGCCTTTGAACCCCTCTCTCGGGCTTTTCTAGAGGAAACCGACTGGCTGGTTCGCTTTAGTGCCGCCGTTTCCTTGGGGAACCTCAAAAATCCCCAGGCTCACGAAATCCTCATCCAAGCCCTCTACAGTGGTGAAGTGATGCTACAGCAGGCCGCGATCGCCGCCCTAGGCGAAATCGAAGCCCTAGACGCCTTAGATGACATCCTCAACTTTGCCAACTCCCCCGATTGGCTGGTGCGTCAGCGCCTGGCCGAAGCTCTAGGTCATCTCAAGCACCCGAAAAGTCAAGCCGCTCTAGGCTATCTCGAAAAAGATAGCCATCCCCAAGTCCAAGAAGCGGCCCGACTCGCTCAACAACGTTTTGCCGAGGAGTCTCAGGGGTTATGA
- a CDS encoding ABC transporter ATP-binding protein: MNPAVSVQNVSKVYGDLGVVNDLSFDIAKGELFGFLGPNGAGKSTTVRMLTTLTRPTSGTIEVAGYNVVQQARLAKRSIGVVLQQVSVDVDLTVWENMEYHGRLHHIPRGERQERIDRWLEYVELSHRRDALVKTLSGGMKRRLQIARSLLHQPEILFLDEPTVGLDPQTRRRLWEILLDLKEQGMTMLLTTHYMEEVEYLCDRIGILDSGQLIELGTLQELRRNHGEGVVVKHTPDGLRSQFFANLEEANHYINQQGDRTGMMARESNLEDIFVELTGRQLD; the protein is encoded by the coding sequence ATGAATCCGGCTGTATCTGTACAAAATGTGTCTAAGGTCTATGGAGATCTTGGAGTTGTCAACGATCTCTCATTTGATATCGCAAAAGGGGAATTATTTGGCTTTCTTGGCCCCAATGGAGCCGGTAAATCTACGACCGTACGAATGCTGACTACCTTAACACGGCCTACATCAGGAACGATTGAGGTGGCGGGCTACAATGTGGTGCAACAGGCACGACTAGCAAAACGCTCGATTGGTGTGGTGCTTCAACAAGTTAGTGTGGATGTGGATCTGACGGTCTGGGAGAATATGGAATATCACGGACGGTTGCACCATATCCCGCGCGGAGAGCGTCAGGAACGGATTGATCGGTGGTTGGAGTATGTGGAGTTGAGCCATCGCCGTGACGCCCTTGTGAAGACCCTTTCTGGGGGGATGAAGCGACGACTGCAAATCGCGCGATCGCTTCTGCATCAGCCCGAGATTTTGTTTCTTGATGAACCTACGGTGGGCTTAGATCCCCAAACCCGTCGCCGTCTCTGGGAAATTCTCTTGGATCTCAAGGAGCAGGGAATGACGATGCTGTTGACAACTCATTATATGGAGGAAGTGGAATATTTGTGCGATCGCATTGGCATTCTCGATAGTGGCCAACTCATCGAACTAGGAACCCTCCAAGAGTTGCGGCGCAACCATGGGGAAGGGGTGGTGGTCAAACATACCCCCGATGGACTACGGAGCCAGTTTTTCGCCAATCTTGAAGAGGCTAATCACTATATCAACCAGCAGGGCGATCGCACCGGCATGATGGCCCGAGAATCAAACCTCGAAGATATCTTCGTCGAACTCACGGGCCGCCAACTGGACTAA
- a CDS encoding GAF domain-containing protein, which translates to MTLTQTFHLPPGVLVPPDLEVGDEGKLFLRSLGVELSYIQERTGHYRSFLWRNGANQFPSSHQDQVFQPVDTVAYLSHICRILDNRTPESLSCFFKVGSDIRTFELSIAPLSTPSGESDCVLVLGRQAGTLGKTQPASSSSLEAASLGFSLSNRSDSSSFLTQVSYPKLLTQISRQIRQTLDLDIIWQQTAQGLGAAMKTVQCSVYRYEGHQPQVRLVAQFPQDSSSLGLGTELLLQEAPKLQQAITSLEPTLVNCPVEAQVSRSQVLVATRHQGQVNGIISLERERSDLEPSVPVWHPTELDIIAELADQVGTAIAHAVLYRELELARQEAEEVSRLKSDFLANTSHELRTPLNGMMGFLKLILDGMTDDAEEQMEFIEEAYRSAVHLLSIINDILDIAKIEAGKMHLDLEPVNVKELLTHVQEFVQAQIQQKQLYFQVQMPDTEDNIVVYGNYQRLLQVLLNLVGNAIKFTHEGGITITAEIISRPVVVNDREFSGLLKLKVADTGIGVSLEQQDKLFQTFSQVDGSRTRQYGGTGLGLVISQKLVEAMGGEVHFYSMGEGLGSTVTFTIALFQEPVMISLDESLDSLDLLVEN; encoded by the coding sequence ATGACTTTGACTCAGACGTTCCATCTTCCACCTGGGGTTCTGGTACCACCCGATCTCGAAGTTGGAGACGAGGGAAAGCTGTTTTTGCGCTCTCTCGGGGTTGAGTTGAGCTACATTCAAGAGCGAACAGGGCACTATCGTAGTTTCCTCTGGCGCAACGGAGCGAATCAGTTTCCCTCTAGTCACCAAGATCAGGTCTTTCAGCCTGTTGATACGGTCGCCTATCTCAGTCATATTTGCCGCATCCTCGACAACCGGACTCCTGAATCTCTGAGTTGCTTCTTCAAGGTGGGGAGCGACATCAGAACCTTTGAACTCTCGATCGCTCCCCTATCTACCCCCTCTGGGGAGTCCGATTGTGTCTTAGTGTTAGGACGGCAGGCCGGAACCCTGGGGAAAACTCAACCCGCCAGTTCATCTTCTCTAGAGGCGGCTTCTCTCGGGTTCTCCCTGTCCAACCGTTCCGATTCCTCCTCATTTCTCACCCAAGTCTCCTACCCCAAACTGCTAACGCAGATTTCTCGGCAAATTCGTCAAACCCTAGATTTAGATATTATCTGGCAGCAAACAGCTCAAGGATTGGGAGCTGCCATGAAAACGGTGCAATGTTCTGTCTACCGTTATGAGGGTCATCAACCCCAGGTGAGACTGGTGGCCCAGTTCCCCCAGGATAGTTCGAGTCTCGGCCTTGGTACTGAGCTGTTGTTGCAAGAGGCTCCCAAGTTACAACAGGCTATTACCAGTTTAGAGCCGACCTTAGTGAATTGTCCTGTAGAAGCTCAGGTCAGTCGATCGCAGGTTTTGGTCGCCACTCGTCATCAAGGGCAGGTCAATGGCATCATCAGTCTAGAACGGGAGCGATCAGATTTAGAGCCATCAGTCCCGGTTTGGCATCCCACAGAATTGGATATTATTGCAGAATTGGCGGATCAGGTGGGGACGGCGATCGCCCATGCAGTGCTTTATCGAGAATTGGAACTGGCCCGCCAGGAAGCTGAAGAAGTCTCTCGCCTCAAAAGTGACTTCCTCGCCAATACCTCCCATGAACTGAGAACTCCCCTGAATGGAATGATGGGCTTTCTCAAATTGATTTTAGACGGAATGACCGATGATGCTGAGGAGCAGATGGAGTTTATCGAGGAAGCCTATCGTTCGGCGGTGCATTTGCTCAGCATTATTAATGACATCCTCGATATTGCCAAAATTGAAGCCGGGAAAATGCACTTAGACCTCGAACCGGTCAATGTCAAAGAACTTCTAACTCATGTGCAAGAATTTGTCCAAGCGCAAATTCAACAAAAACAACTCTATTTCCAAGTTCAGATGCCCGATACCGAGGATAATATCGTCGTCTACGGCAATTATCAACGATTGCTGCAAGTTCTCCTCAATCTGGTCGGGAATGCCATTAAATTCACCCACGAAGGCGGGATTACTATTACCGCTGAGATTATCTCTCGGCCGGTGGTGGTGAACGATCGCGAATTTTCCGGACTCCTGAAGCTCAAAGTGGCGGATACCGGCATCGGCGTCTCCCTCGAACAGCAAGATAAACTCTTTCAAACCTTTAGCCAGGTAGATGGCTCCCGCACCCGTCAGTATGGCGGAACAGGCCTAGGCTTAGTCATTTCCCAAAAACTTGTGGAAGCCATGGGCGGGGAAGTTCACTTTTATAGTATGGGAGAAGGACTTGGCTCAACTGTCACCTTTACCATCGCCCTGTTTCAGGAACCGGTGATGATCTCCCTCGATGAAAGCCTAGACTCCTTAGATTTGTTGGTGGAGAATTGA